In Vigna radiata var. radiata cultivar VC1973A chromosome 3, Vradiata_ver6, whole genome shotgun sequence, the following proteins share a genomic window:
- the LOC106757832 gene encoding ADP-ribosylation factor, with protein sequence MGLSFTKLFSRLFAKKEMRILMVGLDAAGKTTILYKLKLGEIVTTIPTIGFNVETVEYKNISFTVWDVGGQDKIRPLWRHYFQNTQGLIFVVDSNDRDRVVEARDELHRMLNEDELRDAVLLVFANKQDLPNAMNAAEITDKLGLHSLRQRHWYIQSTCATSGEGLYEGLDWLSNNIANKA encoded by the exons ATGGGGCTCTCATTCACCAAGCTTTTCAGTCGCTTGTTTGCCAAGAAGGAGATGCGTATACTTATGGTCGGTCTCGACGCCGCCGGTAAGACCACCATTCTCTACAAACTCAAGCTCGGAGAGATCGTCACCACCATTCCCACCATTG GGTTTAATGTGGAAACTGTGGAATATAAGAACATCAGCTTCACTGTTTGGGATGTTGGTGGCCAGGACAAG ATCCGTCCTTTGTGGAGACATTACTTCCAAAATACCCAAGGTCTTATATTTGTGGTTGATAGCAATGACCGAGATCGTGTTGTGGAAGCTAGAGACGAGCTGCACAGGATGTTGAATGAG GATGAGTTGAGAGATGCTGTGCTTCTTGTTTTTGCAAACAAGCAAGATCTTCCAAATGCTATGAATGCTGCTGAAATAACTGACAAACTTGGTCTTCATTCTCTCCGTCAGCGTCACtg GTATATCCAGAGCACATGTGCCACATCTGGTGAAGGACTTTACGAAGGACTTGACTGGCTCTCAAACAACATCGCAAACAAG GCATAG